From Woronichinia naegeliana WA131, the proteins below share one genomic window:
- a CDS encoding GTP-binding protein, producing MSNPSPSDLVIPKRGLPVTIITGFLGSGKTTLLNHILNNRQNLKIAVLVNEFGDIDIDSQLLSSVDQDMVQLSNGCICCTINDGLVEAVYNVLEKTERIDYLVIETTGIADPLPIMLTFLGTELRDFTHLDSVITLVDASEFTSEHFDSEAALKQIIYGDIVLLNKADLVNPENLYQLEFQINEIKENSRIVRCQNAEVPLPLILDVGYNKPDTYQRLVEEEIEQTRQDVQDPDHHHHSHDHHDHEHHHHHSYHLDNDGFVSISYQSDRPFVLKAFQDFLESLSGNVFRAKGLLWFTESPQKYIFQLSGKRCTLEIEGWSGSFPKNQIVFIGRNISQADIYQQLALCYPS from the coding sequence ATGAGCAATCCCTCACCATCAGATTTAGTAATTCCCAAAAGAGGTTTACCAGTCACTATCATCACGGGTTTTTTAGGGAGTGGTAAAACGACACTGCTCAATCATATTTTGAACAACCGTCAAAATCTTAAAATTGCAGTTTTAGTCAATGAATTTGGCGACATTGACATTGATAGCCAGTTATTGTCATCTGTTGATCAGGACATGGTTCAACTCAGCAATGGCTGTATTTGTTGCACCATTAATGATGGCTTGGTGGAAGCAGTTTACAATGTGCTAGAAAAAACAGAACGCATTGATTATCTAGTCATTGAAACCACTGGCATTGCCGATCCATTGCCGATTATGTTAACCTTTTTGGGGACAGAATTAAGGGACTTTACCCATTTAGATTCCGTCATTACATTGGTTGATGCGTCAGAGTTTACCTCGGAACACTTTGATAGTGAAGCTGCCTTAAAGCAGATTATTTACGGAGATATTGTTCTGCTCAATAAAGCGGATTTGGTCAATCCTGAAAATCTTTATCAGTTAGAATTTCAAATTAATGAGATCAAGGAAAATTCCCGCATTGTGCGTTGTCAAAATGCTGAAGTTCCCCTGCCCTTGATCTTAGATGTGGGTTACAACAAACCAGACACTTACCAAAGGTTAGTCGAGGAAGAAATTGAGCAAACCCGCCAGGATGTCCAAGATCCCGATCATCATCACCATAGCCATGACCACCATGATCACGAACACCACCATCATCATTCTTACCATTTAGACAATGATGGTTTTGTCTCTATTTCCTATCAAAGCGATCGTCCGTTTGTGTTAAAAGCATTTCAAGATTTCCTAGAAAGTCTTTCTGGTAATGTCTTTCGAGCCAAGGGGTTACTTTGGTTTACCGAGAGTCCCCAAAAGTATATTTTTCAACTGAGTGGTAAACGTTGCACTCTAGAAATTGAAGGCTGGTCTGGCTCTTTTCCCAAGAATCAAATCGTTTTTATTGGGAGGAACATCAGCCAGGCTGATATTTATCAACAGTTGGCTCTTTGCTATCCCAGTTAA
- the cysK gene encoding cysteine synthase A → MRIAENITQLVGRTPLIQLNTIPALEGVVAQIVVKLEGMNPTASVKDRISISMVEVAESEGLIEPDKTILVEPTSGNTGIALAMVAAAKGYKLILTMPDTMSVERRAMLKAFGARVELTPGVQGMRGAIARAEEIVAATPNAFMLQQFYNSANPKIHRETTAAEIWEDTDGQVDIVVAGVGTGGTITGIAEALKPRKSSFQAIAVEPSTSSVLSGGSPGPHKIQGIGAGFIPPVLRLDLIDEIIQISDEVAIKYSRHLARLEGLLSGISTGAALAAAIEVGKRPENTDKLIVVIQPSFGERYLSTSLFQTPDREEVPLDEWDLAEGFATLQTSPNRIG, encoded by the coding sequence ATGCGTATTGCCGAAAATATTACCCAACTGGTGGGACGAACTCCCTTGATCCAACTCAATACCATTCCCGCTTTAGAAGGTGTGGTAGCCCAAATCGTCGTCAAGTTAGAAGGAATGAATCCAACGGCTTCGGTAAAGGATCGCATTAGCATCAGTATGGTTGAAGTGGCTGAATCAGAGGGCCTCATTGAACCAGATAAAACGATTCTTGTTGAGCCAACTTCTGGTAATACGGGGATTGCCCTGGCAATGGTAGCCGCCGCCAAGGGTTACAAACTGATTCTCACCATGCCCGATACCATGAGTGTAGAACGACGGGCCATGCTCAAAGCTTTTGGGGCGCGGGTGGAATTAACCCCTGGTGTTCAGGGAATGCGAGGAGCGATCGCGCGAGCAGAAGAAATTGTGGCCGCAACCCCTAACGCTTTTATGCTGCAACAGTTTTATAACTCTGCTAATCCGAAGATCCATCGAGAAACTACGGCGGCGGAAATTTGGGAAGATACGGACGGTCAAGTGGACATAGTTGTGGCGGGTGTTGGCACGGGGGGAACCATCACCGGCATTGCCGAAGCCCTTAAACCCCGTAAATCCAGTTTTCAGGCGATCGCCGTTGAACCGAGCACTAGTTCCGTTCTTTCGGGTGGTTCTCCTGGCCCCCATAAAATTCAGGGAATTGGGGCCGGTTTTATTCCCCCAGTTTTGCGCCTAGATCTAATTGACGAAATAATTCAAATTAGCGATGAAGTGGCCATTAAATATAGTCGCCATCTTGCTCGTCTAGAAGGACTGTTATCGGGGATTTCTACCGGAGCCGCCCTGGCTGCTGCCATCGAAGTGGGAAAAAGACCTGAAAATACAGACAAACTGATTGTCGTTATTCAACCGAGTTTTGGGGAACGTTATCTGAGTACATCGCTATTTCAAACGCCTGATCGGGAAGAAGTTCCTTTGGATGAATGGGATTTAGCCGAGGGATTTGCGACGCTCCAGACTAGCCCGAACCGGATAGGTTGA
- the folE gene encoding GTP cyclohydrolase I FolE — protein MTALISSQKLTANQAIAALPTQAAPPVSEAEMQAAVRTLLLGMGEDPDREGLRDTPKRVVKALKFLTSGYQQSLDELLNGAIFSENANEMVLIRDIDLFSSCEHHILPIIGRAHVAYIPNGKVIGLSKIARICEMYGRRLQVQERLTAQIADALQGLLQPQGVAVVVEATHMCMVMRGVQKPGSWTVTSSMQGIFADDAKTRDEFMNLIRHSPSFH, from the coding sequence ATGACTGCTTTAATTTCTTCCCAAAAACTCACCGCTAATCAAGCAATCGCCGCCCTTCCTACCCAAGCTGCTCCGCCTGTTTCCGAAGCAGAAATGCAAGCTGCTGTTAGAACATTACTGTTGGGGATGGGGGAAGATCCCGATCGCGAGGGTCTCAGAGATACTCCCAAACGAGTCGTTAAAGCCCTAAAGTTTTTGACTTCTGGCTATCAACAATCCTTGGATGAACTGTTGAATGGGGCCATTTTTAGTGAAAACGCTAATGAAATGGTACTCATTCGGGATATTGACCTTTTTAGTTCCTGTGAACACCATATTTTACCGATTATTGGTCGGGCCCATGTGGCTTACATTCCCAATGGCAAGGTGATTGGGCTATCCAAAATTGCTCGTATTTGCGAAATGTATGGTCGGCGGCTCCAAGTGCAGGAACGTTTAACGGCCCAAATTGCTGATGCTTTACAGGGATTACTCCAACCCCAGGGAGTGGCCGTCGTGGTGGAGGCAACCCATATGTGTATGGTAATGAGGGGAGTCCAAAAACCTGGCTCCTGGACGGTGACGAGTTCGATGCAGGGCATTTTTGCTGATGATGCCAAAACCCGCGATGAGTTTATGAATTTAATTCGCCATAGTCCTTCTTTTCACTAG
- a CDS encoding zinc ABC transporter substrate-binding protein: MSALKTSRYLRRCSLLLVSLTAIGLGGCGTGSPIISASPSEETQRLKVITTFIPVTNFTKAVAGDRAEVTQLLPTNVGPHDYQAKPEDVQKLARGNVLVKNGLGMEEFLGDLLKNAGNANLKLIDSSKDIQPIANEEKHDHDHEKTSEAGHNHGAFNPHIYLDPKRAIKQVENIRDGLIAADPEGKTTYNTNATAYIEKLKQLDGEIAQKLQPFAGKTFVTYHDFAPYFAQSYNLKAEFLVDVPEENASPEDVKRVINAAKQSNLKTLLTESQAVGSPFAALAKDLKVKVSTFDPLETSNGEALRPDYYLTTMRQNLQNLESAFSGQTQQSLLPIISPRTLLMIQPQSLRLSF, translated from the coding sequence ATGTCGGCCCTCAAAACTTCCCGTTATCTTCGTCGCTGTTCTTTGTTGCTTGTCTCCTTAACTGCTATCGGTCTAGGAGGATGTGGAACGGGTTCTCCCATTATTTCTGCTTCTCCTAGCGAAGAAACCCAACGCTTAAAAGTGATTACAACGTTTATTCCCGTTACCAACTTTACGAAGGCTGTGGCGGGCGATCGCGCTGAAGTGACCCAACTATTGCCTACCAATGTCGGGCCCCACGATTATCAGGCAAAACCAGAAGATGTTCAAAAGCTCGCCAGGGGAAATGTCTTAGTCAAAAATGGTCTGGGTATGGAAGAATTTTTAGGAGATTTACTTAAAAATGCGGGGAATGCTAATCTGAAACTGATTGATTCTAGTAAGGATATTCAACCCATCGCCAATGAAGAAAAGCATGATCATGACCATGAAAAAACTTCGGAAGCAGGACATAATCATGGAGCCTTTAACCCCCATATTTATTTAGACCCCAAACGAGCCATCAAACAGGTAGAAAATATTCGAGATGGACTAATTGCGGCTGATCCAGAAGGTAAAACAACCTATAACACCAATGCCACCGCTTATATCGAAAAACTCAAACAACTAGATGGTGAAATTGCTCAAAAACTGCAACCCTTTGCGGGAAAAACCTTTGTCACCTACCATGACTTCGCCCCTTATTTTGCCCAAAGCTATAATCTCAAGGCAGAATTTTTGGTGGATGTTCCTGAAGAAAATGCTTCTCCAGAGGATGTTAAACGGGTTATTAATGCGGCCAAGCAATCTAACCTTAAAACTCTGCTTACTGAATCCCAGGCTGTAGGTAGTCCTTTTGCGGCTTTGGCGAAGGATTTAAAGGTAAAAGTTAGCACTTTCGATCCGTTAGAAACCAGTAATGGGGAAGCATTAAGGCCTGATTATTACCTAACTACCATGCGTCAGAATCTTCAAAATCTAGAATCCGCTTTTTCGGGTCAAACCCAGCAGTCGTTGTTGCCAATCATTTCTCCAAGAACATTATTGATGATACAGCCCCAATCTTTGCGGCTTAGTTTTTAG
- a CDS encoding GTP-binding protein, with translation MRSPSLIAVAGPSGGGKTTWIVEQLKHSTHPTFYFSPGLGPITVDLARINYTCPTVQVIVGDPGKSWLTNLPLNALVYCELGVQIDLNSALFDPWPCRHLAVLPPCLTDSEWHSWADEIIPGNDLFLENAESLPNLWRSPLTGIVFDPPSLDMILAELTGGAYGELQRLKGIFEMPDGRAFYIDFVQGLTGIEYTELPLEPWLEGRPQRFSGIELAGWNLNQKLIADTLMEGCLSNEILTHYQQQYKNLNPLEEAIAG, from the coding sequence ATGCGATCGCCTTCCTTAATTGCTGTTGCTGGGCCGTCCGGTGGCGGTAAAACCACTTGGATTGTTGAACAACTCAAGCATTCAACCCATCCAACTTTTTATTTTTCCCCAGGACTGGGGCCGATCACGGTTGATTTGGCCCGCATTAACTACACCTGTCCCACGGTGCAGGTCATTGTTGGAGACCCAGGGAAATCGTGGTTGACAAATTTACCTCTGAATGCGTTGGTTTACTGTGAACTGGGTGTACAGATTGATCTAAATTCAGCCCTGTTTGACCCTTGGCCCTGTCGTCATTTGGCAGTCTTGCCCCCCTGCTTAACGGATTCGGAATGGCATAGTTGGGCCGACGAAATTATCCCTGGCAATGATCTTTTTCTAGAAAATGCCGAGTCTTTGCCCAATTTGTGGCGATCGCCGTTGACAGGAATTGTCTTTGATCCCCCTAGTCTAGACATGATTCTCGCGGAACTAACTGGGGGAGCCTACGGAGAATTGCAACGGTTAAAGGGAATTTTTGAAATGCCAGACGGTCGAGCTTTTTACATTGATTTTGTCCAGGGACTGACGGGGATTGAATACACCGAATTACCCCTTGAGCCTTGGTTAGAGGGCCGTCCCCAGCGTTTCAGCGGCATTGAACTGGCTGGTTGGAACCTCAATCAAAAATTGATTGCCGATACCCTCATGGAAGGTTGCCTATCCAATGAAATCCTGACCCATTACCAACAACAGTACAAAAATTTGAATCCCCTAGAGGAGGCGATCGCTGGATGA
- a CDS encoding ATP-binding cassette domain-containing protein: protein MSKIILGVEGLTVYRENRAAVQDVSFCLEAGTDMAIIGPNGAGKSTLIQAILGILPRKTGSINILGHALNQKGYFPAPVRDAIAFLTPATLTIRSRFFYKRQGRK, encoded by the coding sequence TTGTCAAAAATCATCTTAGGGGTTGAAGGCTTAACGGTTTATCGTGAAAATCGGGCGGCAGTGCAGGATGTCTCTTTTTGTTTGGAAGCGGGGACGGATATGGCAATTATTGGCCCCAATGGTGCGGGAAAAAGTACACTGATTCAGGCAATTCTAGGGATTTTACCCCGAAAAACGGGCAGTATTAATATTTTAGGTCATGCTTTGAACCAGAAAGGCTATTTCCCTGCTCCTGTACGGGACGCGATCGCATTTTTAACGCCAGCTACATTAACAATAAGATCAAGATTTTTTTATAAAAGACAAGGGAGAAAATAA
- the hemB gene encoding porphobilinogen synthase gives MSNSASPIIQRPRRLRRTATLRRLVRENTLAVEDLIYPLFVMEGEELEQEIPSMPGCFRYSLDRLLTEIQTVWELGIGAIALFPLIADAKKDNAGTESYNPQGLVPRTIKAIKEVCPEILIITDVALDPYSSEGHDGIVENGKILNDETVAVLVKQALMQAETGADFIAPSDMMDGRIGAIRSALDQAGWINVGILAYAAKYASAYYGPFRNALESAPKFGDKQTYQMDVANVREALKEVDLDIREGADMVMVKPALAYLDVICQIKTHTHLPVVAYNVSGEYALIKAAAIRGWIDEKKVVLETLTSMKRAGADLILTYFAKDVALQLQANHLEH, from the coding sequence ATGTCGAATTCTGCTTCCCCGATAATCCAGCGACCCCGACGATTGCGGCGGACAGCAACCCTGCGACGTTTGGTGCGGGAAAACACCCTGGCAGTAGAAGATTTGATTTATCCCCTCTTTGTCATGGAGGGTGAAGAGTTAGAACAGGAAATCCCCTCTATGCCTGGTTGTTTCCGTTACTCCTTGGATCGATTATTGACGGAAATCCAAACCGTTTGGGAACTAGGTATTGGGGCGATCGCCTTGTTTCCCCTCATTGCCGATGCCAAAAAAGACAATGCAGGCACAGAAAGTTATAACCCCCAGGGATTAGTACCCAGGACAATCAAAGCTATTAAGGAGGTTTGTCCAGAGATCCTCATCATTACAGACGTGGCCCTCGATCCCTACAGTAGTGAAGGCCATGACGGCATTGTGGAAAACGGCAAAATCCTCAACGATGAAACCGTGGCAGTATTGGTCAAACAAGCTCTGATGCAAGCCGAAACAGGAGCCGATTTTATAGCCCCTTCCGATATGATGGACGGTCGCATTGGGGCCATTCGCTCGGCCTTGGATCAAGCGGGATGGATCAATGTGGGGATTTTAGCCTATGCCGCCAAGTATGCCTCCGCCTACTACGGCCCCTTTCGGAATGCCCTAGAATCTGCTCCCAAATTTGGCGACAAACAAACCTATCAAATGGATGTAGCCAATGTCCGAGAAGCCCTCAAGGAAGTGGATTTAGACATTCGGGAAGGGGCGGATATGGTGATGGTTAAACCCGCCTTGGCTTACTTAGATGTGATTTGTCAGATCAAAACACACACTCATTTACCAGTGGTCGCCTACAACGTCAGTGGAGAATACGCCCTGATCAAAGCGGCGGCGATCAGGGGCTGGATCGACGAAAAAAAAGTAGTGCTAGAAACCCTTACCAGCATGAAAAGGGCGGGGGCGGATCTGATTTTGACCTATTTTGCCAAGGATGTGGCTCTGCAATTACAAGCTAATCATCTTGAACATTAG
- a CDS encoding metallophosphatase, with protein sequence MINSYWAICSGIEGNLAAYEAVLASIKQQSDTISDLYILGDFLGLQGNNRAIIERIQSPKVGELTPQICLGWWEEQCLNLHGLRGSLDAPELVAKVGTDGAKLLWESIDWELVQWLRTLHFGFHELDCLLIHGSTVSYADELTLDTPAIQLCDRLIRADANNLFCGRSGLVFECWVEPKQLQSQITTLDGPQTLQEQGKSPRRIVGVGNVGRTKGQGNYVLYNPATDTVQFKTVFY encoded by the coding sequence ATGATTAATAGTTATTGGGCTATTTGTAGTGGCATTGAAGGCAATTTGGCGGCCTATGAAGCGGTGTTAGCCTCCATTAAACAGCAGAGTGATACTATTAGCGATTTGTATATTCTGGGGGATTTTCTCGGTCTGCAAGGCAATAATCGGGCCATCATTGAGCGCATCCAGTCTCCCAAAGTTGGCGAATTAACCCCCCAAATTTGTCTGGGTTGGTGGGAAGAACAATGTTTGAATCTGCATGGCTTGCGGGGTTCCCTAGATGCACCAGAATTGGTCGCTAAGGTAGGTACTGATGGGGCTAAATTGCTCTGGGAAAGTATCGACTGGGAATTAGTACAATGGTTGAGAACGCTCCATTTTGGTTTCCATGAGTTGGATTGCCTACTCATCCACGGTAGTACGGTCAGCTATGCCGATGAACTGACCCTGGATACCCCCGCCATTCAACTTTGCGATCGCCTAATACGGGCTGATGCCAATAACCTCTTCTGTGGACGATCAGGGTTAGTTTTTGAATGTTGGGTGGAGCCGAAACAATTACAGTCCCAAATCACTACCCTGGATGGCCCCCAAACTCTCCAGGAGCAAGGAAAATCCCCCCGACGTATTGTGGGAGTGGGTAACGTGGGACGGACAAAGGGTCAGGGCAATTATGTTTTGTACAATCCCGCCACAGATACGGTTCAGTTCAAGACAGTTTTCTATTGA
- a CDS encoding GTP-binding protein encodes MISSDRQAPIPVTVLTGYLGAGKTTLLNRILTHEHGKKVAVIINEFGEVGIDNQLVIDVEEEIFEMNNGCICCTVRGDLIRIIGNLMKRRDKFDHLVIETTGLADPAPVIQTFFMDEDVRSQTFLDSVVTVVDAKHIDQHWESEEVQEQIAFADVILLNKTDLVTTQALENLKQKIQSMNVMAKIYPTYDANIEIDQILGIEAFSLDHALEIDPEILGEDTHQHDETVISVTIVESGDLNGEKLNNWISELLRNQGPDIFRMKGILSIQGENNRFVFQGVHMLFDGKADRPWYPQETRKNELVFIGRNLDETQLKEGFRDCLV; translated from the coding sequence ATGATTTCAAGCGATCGCCAAGCCCCCATTCCTGTGACCGTTCTGACGGGCTACTTAGGAGCAGGTAAAACAACCCTACTCAATCGAATCCTTACCCATGAGCATGGCAAAAAAGTTGCCGTTATTATTAACGAATTTGGAGAAGTGGGCATTGACAATCAGTTAGTGATTGATGTTGAAGAAGAAATCTTTGAAATGAACAACGGCTGTATCTGTTGTACTGTCAGGGGTGATTTGATTCGCATCATTGGGAATCTGATGAAACGACGGGATAAATTTGATCATTTAGTCATCGAAACCACTGGACTGGCCGATCCTGCTCCTGTTATTCAAACTTTTTTTATGGATGAAGATGTGCGATCGCAGACTTTTCTAGATTCGGTCGTTACCGTTGTTGATGCCAAACATATTGATCAACATTGGGAATCCGAGGAAGTCCAAGAACAAATCGCCTTTGCAGATGTCATCTTGCTCAATAAAACCGATCTGGTGACAACTCAAGCCCTGGAAAATCTTAAACAAAAGATTCAGTCCATGAATGTAATGGCTAAAATTTATCCGACTTACGATGCCAACATTGAGATTGATCAAATTCTGGGAATAGAAGCCTTTAGCCTGGATCATGCCCTCGAAATTGACCCCGAAATTTTAGGTGAAGATACCCACCAACATGATGAAACCGTGATTTCTGTCACCATTGTGGAGTCGGGTGATTTAAACGGTGAAAAGCTCAATAATTGGATTAGTGAACTCCTACGCAATCAGGGTCCAGATATTTTTCGGATGAAGGGAATTCTCAGTATTCAGGGAGAAAATAACCGCTTTGTTTTTCAAGGGGTTCATATGCTGTTTGATGGTAAAGCCGATCGCCCTTGGTATCCCCAAGAAACCCGCAAAAATGAACTGGTTTTTATTGGTCGTAATTTAGACGAAACGCAATTAAAAGAAGGATTTCGGGATTGTTTAGTATGA
- a CDS encoding lysine N(6)-hydroxylase/L-ornithine N(5)-oxygenase family protein, with amino-acid sequence MSDFPLNLPEAIDLAVIGAGPQALTLVTHLLQKKKSLHRKILVFDASGVWMSRWHHQFAALEIPHLRSPAVHHPDPDAYALRRFAELRPQELYPPYSLPGTTLFKEFCQDVVKRWQLQDRLVPLAVEELEPIVHHSRKRFLLGLKDGRSLLARRVVLAAGSHQPNLPEWVKEIPANFPKDRLLHANQIDLRTLHLKNERILIVGGGLTSGHLALGALARGAKVVLTHRRQFREKLFDSDPGWLGPKYLKAFWDEPHWGDRWEMIQAARDGGSLTMAVMTQLRRANHCQQLSFQECCRVVQAQWQEFYWQVQCDNGTTQEFDRIWLATGTRLNAETEPLLSTMNKVFPLPLVNGLPVLEKDLRWGKSDLFLMGGLTALRVGPAARNLSGGRMASRCIVPALT; translated from the coding sequence ATGTCTGATTTCCCTTTAAATCTGCCAGAAGCCATTGATTTGGCGGTTATTGGTGCTGGGCCCCAAGCTCTAACGCTAGTCACTCACTTACTCCAAAAGAAAAAATCCCTCCATCGAAAAATTTTGGTTTTTGATGCCAGTGGTGTCTGGATGAGTCGTTGGCATCATCAGTTTGCCGCTTTAGAAATTCCCCATTTGCGATCGCCCGCCGTACATCATCCCGATCCTGATGCCTATGCCTTGCGTCGTTTTGCTGAATTGCGTCCCCAGGAGTTATATCCTCCCTACTCGCTACCAGGAACGACTTTATTCAAGGAATTCTGTCAGGATGTGGTCAAACGTTGGCAACTTCAAGATCGCCTTGTCCCCTTGGCAGTGGAGGAGTTAGAGCCGATTGTTCATCATTCCCGCAAACGCTTTCTGCTGGGTTTAAAAGATGGGCGATCGCTGTTGGCTCGGCGTGTTGTTTTGGCCGCTGGGAGTCATCAGCCTAATCTTCCTGAGTGGGTAAAAGAAATTCCTGCTAATTTTCCGAAAGACCGTCTTCTTCATGCTAATCAGATTGATTTACGGACTTTACACCTTAAAAACGAGCGAATATTGATTGTGGGCGGTGGTTTGACCAGTGGACATCTGGCATTAGGAGCTTTAGCGCGGGGAGCAAAAGTCGTATTAACCCATCGCCGTCAGTTCCGAGAAAAATTGTTTGATTCTGATCCAGGCTGGTTAGGCCCAAAATATCTTAAGGCGTTTTGGGATGAACCCCATTGGGGCGATCGCTGGGAAATGATCCAGGCAGCGCGGGATGGTGGCTCTCTGACGATGGCCGTGATGACTCAATTACGACGGGCCAATCATTGTCAACAATTAAGCTTTCAAGAATGTTGTCGGGTGGTACAGGCTCAATGGCAAGAATTTTACTGGCAGGTGCAGTGTGATAATGGTACAACCCAAGAATTTGATCGCATTTGGTTAGCGACTGGCACTCGTTTAAATGCCGAGACAGAACCCCTATTATCTACCATGAATAAAGTCTTTCCCCTTCCTCTGGTCAATGGCTTACCCGTTCTCGAAAAGGATTTACGGTGGGGAAAAAGTGATTTATTTTTAATGGGAGGATTAACCGCCTTAAGGGTGGGGCCAGCCGCTCGTAATTTGTCGGGGGGAAGAATGGCTAGTCGCTGTATTGTGCCTGCTTTAACCTGA
- a CDS encoding sulfate ABC transporter substrate-binding protein: MSYPALSQQKAKDVQITLVSYAVTRAAYDKIIPKFVAKWQKEKNQTVTFKQSYGGSGSQTRAVLDGLEADVVQLALASDVDKIQKGGLINAGWQKEVPNNGIVTKSVVALVTRPGNPKKVKDWRDLARPEIKTITANPKTSGVARWNFLGLWGSVTQTGGSEAKAREFTTKVYNNVPVLPKDARESTDVFYKQGQGDVLLNYENEVLLGKQKGENLPYILPPVNISIDAPVAVVDKNVDKHGTREVATAFVKYLFTPEAQTEFAKTGFRPVNPTVAKQFAKTYPTIPKLFTISTFGGWETAQKKFFSDGGIFDQVFKAN; the protein is encoded by the coding sequence ATGTCCTATCCTGCTCTGAGTCAACAAAAAGCGAAGGACGTACAAATCACTTTGGTGTCTTACGCGGTTACTCGTGCCGCCTACGACAAAATTATTCCCAAATTTGTAGCGAAATGGCAGAAAGAGAAAAATCAAACCGTGACATTTAAGCAAAGTTATGGGGGGTCAGGTTCTCAAACTCGTGCCGTTCTAGATGGTTTAGAAGCCGATGTTGTTCAGTTAGCTTTAGCCTCTGATGTCGATAAAATTCAGAAAGGTGGATTAATCAATGCTGGCTGGCAAAAAGAAGTTCCCAATAATGGCATTGTCACTAAATCTGTTGTTGCTTTAGTTACCCGTCCTGGCAATCCCAAAAAAGTTAAAGATTGGCGTGATTTAGCCCGTCCTGAGATAAAAACGATTACCGCTAATCCCAAAACCTCTGGAGTTGCTCGCTGGAATTTTCTCGGTTTATGGGGATCGGTCACGCAAACAGGGGGAAGTGAAGCGAAAGCAAGGGAATTTACCACCAAGGTTTACAATAACGTTCCCGTTTTACCCAAAGATGCCCGTGAATCCACCGATGTTTTTTATAAACAGGGTCAAGGCGACGTACTTTTAAACTATGAAAATGAAGTGTTGTTAGGAAAGCAAAAGGGTGAAAACCTTCCCTATATTTTGCCGCCGGTTAATATTTCCATTGATGCGCCTGTTGCGGTGGTGGATAAAAATGTGGATAAACATGGTACTCGTGAAGTTGCGACTGCTTTTGTGAAGTATCTTTTCACCCCTGAAGCCCAAACAGAATTTGCTAAAACAGGTTTCCGTCCCGTTAATCCCACTGTAGCAAAACAGTTTGCCAAAACCTATCCAACCATTCCTAAACTCTTTACAATTAGCACTTTTGGGGGATGGGAAACGGCTCAGAAAAAATTCTTTAGTGATGGAGGTATTTTTGATCAAGTCTTTAAGGCCAATTAG
- a CDS encoding metallophosphatase family protein: MKLAVISCIHGNLEALNAVLSDIDQHKADQIYCLGDLVGYGPHPNAVVEMIRSLDIPTCQGCWDEDIVEGLNACECSYPSILAENRGRAAHEWTNAAIHPEVREYLSTLPLTIRESNLCFVHGSPNSQHEYLLPSMDGFAALERVLSTEADVLFCGHTHVPYVRDLKGGTISVRVAQGGEGKTDRQFTMPLKRIINAGSVGEPRHGRPNATYVLYDTETTQVTLREVPYDYQRTCAAIIEKGLPPIFAWRLAQGLEFAERADDPSHVCQR, translated from the coding sequence ATGAAACTTGCTGTTATTTCCTGCATTCATGGTAATCTTGAAGCTCTTAATGCCGTTTTATCGGACATTGATCAGCACAAAGCAGATCAAATTTATTGCTTGGGGGATTTAGTGGGCTATGGCCCCCACCCCAACGCTGTGGTAGAAATGATTCGCTCCCTCGATATTCCCACCTGCCAAGGGTGTTGGGACGAAGATATTGTAGAGGGTCTGAATGCCTGCGAATGTAGTTATCCTTCTATACTGGCAGAAAACCGAGGTCGAGCGGCCCACGAATGGACTAATGCGGCTATTCACCCTGAAGTAAGGGAATACCTGTCCACCTTGCCCCTAACAATACGGGAAAGCAACCTTTGTTTTGTTCACGGTAGCCCCAACAGTCAGCACGAATATCTACTGCCCAGCATGGATGGTTTTGCCGCCTTAGAAAGGGTTTTATCCACCGAAGCCGATGTTTTATTTTGTGGTCATACCCACGTCCCCTATGTGCGAGATTTGAAGGGAGGAACGATTTCTGTGCGGGTGGCACAAGGAGGAGAGGGTAAAACAGATCGACAATTCACCATGCCCCTGAAACGGATTATCAACGCAGGATCGGTGGGGGAACCTCGCCACGGCCGCCCCAATGCCACCTATGTTTTATACGATACGGAGACAACCCAGGTGACCTTACGGGAAGTCCCCTACGACTATCAACGCACCTGCGCCGCCATTATCGAAAAAGGTTTACCACCTATTTTTGCTTGGCGATTGGCCCAGGGATTGGAATTTGCGGAACGGGCCGATGATCCTAGCCACGTCTGTCAGCGTTAG